The following proteins come from a genomic window of Nitrosopumilaceae archaeon AB1(1):
- a CDS encoding DUF309 domain-containing protein: protein MERYMLHLVNKTFTPQDTLSLLQMARKLNPHPGIMIRDCRVASKCLEFDVSIPDGTIESLIIGLKSIGSLDNSRLIIECDMEKDSAIQDAKYYFNNERFWECHEALEWVWNHSTGIEKTTVQGIILVAAAFVHYQKAENDICISIFNRALEKFVNSPVIYEGINIDVMKKLVTNMIHSEISTFQI from the coding sequence ATGGAAAGATACATGCTACATCTTGTAAATAAAACTTTTACTCCGCAAGATACTCTTTCACTTTTACAAATGGCGCGCAAGTTAAATCCCCATCCTGGTATTATGATTCGAGATTGCCGTGTTGCCAGTAAATGTTTAGAGTTTGATGTATCAATACCTGATGGTACCATAGAGTCATTAATTATTGGTCTAAAATCAATTGGTTCTTTGGATAACTCGAGGTTAATTATTGAATGCGATATGGAAAAGGACTCGGCTATACAAGATGCAAAATATTATTTCAATAATGAGAGATTTTGGGAATGCCATGAAGCACTAGAATGGGTATGGAATCATTCCACTGGTATAGAGAAGACAACAGTTCAAGGGATAATTCTAGTCGCAGCCGCTTTTGTTCATTATCAAAAGGCAGAAAATGATATTTGTATCTCTATATTTAATAGAGCATTAGAAAAATTTGTAAATTCTCCAGTTATTTATGAGGGCATTAACATAGATGTTATGAAGAAACTGGTCACAAACATGATACATTCTGAAATATCTACTTTTCAGATTTGA
- the rpl12p gene encoding 50S ribosomal protein P1, whose protein sequence is MEYVYAALMLHKLKKDVTEENLTSVVKASGSDVNEAQVKALVAALADVNIDEAVKAAPVAAVAPTAAAPATEGEASKEKPKEEKKADGKSEEQAMEGLSALFG, encoded by the coding sequence ATGGAATACGTGTATGCTGCTCTAATGTTACATAAACTCAAAAAAGATGTTACCGAAGAGAATCTTACCTCTGTTGTAAAAGCATCTGGCTCAGATGTGAATGAGGCACAAGTAAAGGCACTAGTTGCCGCTCTTGCTGATGTTAATATTGATGAAGCAGTCAAAGCCGCTCCTGTTGCCGCTGTAGCTCCAACTGCTGCAGCACCAGCAACTGAAGGTGAGGCGTCTAAAGAAAAACCAAAAGAAGAAAAGAAAGCAGATGGCAAATCTGAAGAACAAGCTATGGAAGGCCTGTCAGCACTATTTGGTTAA
- a CDS encoding ABC transporter substrate-binding protein has protein sequence MSLNYQKIVILVIGILIGFGIASAINYTNDSSTPVETFTSNTSVVTIGMITSLTGDLSFLGLETAEAAKLAVDDFNKYLKDTDASWRLVLVIEDSATSPSQSLEKLTSLYSEGIDVLVGVPTSAGLKNMAVYAESNNIFLFSCCSNAVTLSIPDDNIFRLTVDATTQASAISSVLDKDGITVMIPMWRGDAWGDSLSKTTSNYFKELGGIVDEGIRYNPESPEFSTSVSLLAEKTQEYVSEYGKDNVGIVVYSFEELLLFLQTSSEYDILNDVKWYDTGTIAQSAILIQDDITREFATQTQLLSILAGSSSNSINKHVQSNLFDKLGQNPSTYAHATYDSVWLVGLTILDSGSSDVDTIKTNLPQIASTYVGSIGYTNLNNNDDLAQADHDLWRVVDGQWTLWGVHDGTDNNLQSTPTRSPVLTSAIPSEVLIGAILPLTGDLTAVGQELLVGTRLAIDDFNNYLKESGETWHLTLIVEDSATNPAQSLEKLTTLYSRGANVVVGVPTSAGLRNMAGYAESNNVLLLSCCSNADTLAIANDNIFRMTVDASHQGPAMVAVLNHDAVKVLIPVWRGDAWGDSLNKYTSEFFTARGGITDEGIRYNPESPEFSTSVSLFS, from the coding sequence ATGAGTTTAAATTATCAAAAAATTGTTATTCTTGTCATTGGTATACTAATTGGATTCGGTATTGCCTCAGCTATTAACTATACCAATGATTCATCTACACCAGTTGAGACTTTTACATCAAATACTTCTGTTGTAACAATAGGCATGATCACATCGCTTACCGGTGATCTCTCTTTCTTAGGGTTAGAGACTGCAGAGGCTGCTAAATTGGCTGTTGATGATTTTAATAAATATCTAAAAGACACTGATGCATCTTGGCGTCTAGTTCTAGTCATAGAAGACTCTGCAACTAGTCCATCTCAGTCTTTGGAGAAATTGACTTCTCTTTACTCTGAAGGAATAGATGTTCTAGTCGGCGTTCCTACTAGTGCAGGTTTGAAAAATATGGCAGTGTATGCCGAATCCAATAATATATTTTTATTCAGTTGTTGCTCCAATGCCGTCACTCTTAGTATACCAGATGATAATATCTTTCGTCTAACAGTTGATGCTACCACTCAGGCATCAGCAATATCGTCTGTTTTAGATAAAGATGGAATTACAGTAATGATTCCTATGTGGCGTGGTGATGCATGGGGTGACTCTTTGAGTAAAACTACCTCTAATTATTTCAAAGAATTGGGTGGCATTGTAGATGAAGGTATACGATACAATCCAGAATCACCCGAATTTTCTACCTCTGTATCTTTATTGGCTGAAAAGACACAAGAGTATGTCTCTGAGTATGGTAAAGATAATGTAGGAATAGTTGTGTATTCTTTTGAAGAACTTTTATTATTTTTACAGACATCCTCAGAATATGATATATTAAATGATGTAAAATGGTATGACACAGGTACAATTGCACAATCTGCAATATTAATTCAAGATGATATAACACGTGAATTTGCAACTCAAACTCAATTATTATCAATACTTGCCGGCTCCTCATCTAATTCTATAAACAAACATGTACAATCAAATCTATTTGATAAATTGGGACAGAATCCATCCACTTACGCTCATGCCACTTATGACTCTGTTTGGCTAGTCGGACTTACTATACTGGACTCTGGTTCTAGTGATGTTGATACCATAAAGACAAATCTTCCACAAATAGCAAGTACATACGTCGGTTCTATTGGATATACTAATCTGAATAATAATGATGATCTTGCTCAAGCAGATCATGATTTATGGAGAGTAGTTGATGGACAATGGACACTTTGGGGAGTGCATGATGGAACCGATAATAATTTACAATCTACACCTACACGATCTCCAGTATTGACAAGTGCGATTCCCTCAGAGGTATTGATAGGGGCGATTCTTCCACTCACTGGGGATTTGACTGCCGTAGGTCAAGAATTGCTAGTGGGAACAAGACTTGCAATTGATGATTTCAATAATTACCTGAAAGAATCTGGCGAGACTTGGCACTTGACCTTAATAGTTGAAGACTCTGCAACCAACCCTGCCCAATCACTTGAAAAATTGACCACATTATACTCTAGAGGGGCCAATGTTGTAGTTGGCGTTCCAACTAGTGCAGGTTTAAGGAATATGGCAGGATATGCCGAATCCAATAACGTACTTTTACTCAGTTGTTGCTCCAATGCCGATACTCTTGCAATTGCAAATGATAATATCTTTCGTATGACCGTCGATGCCTCACATCAGGGACCTGCAATGGTCGCTGTCCTGAATCATGATGCTGTCAAAGTACTCATTCCTGTGTGGCGTGGTGATGCGTGGGGTGACTCTTTGAATAAATACACATCTGAATTTTTTACAGCTCGTGGAGGAATAACCGATGAGGGTATACGGTACAACCCTGAATCTCCAGAGTTTTCCACATCTGTATCTTTATTCAGCTAA
- the rplJ gene encoding 50S ribosomal protein L10, translated as MYENRFDYPSKKSMMAQQVEKLAAEYDTVALIRMEKVRSSQLLPLRKKLLSEVQMLSIKVRIAKIALKKSGITNVEKMLDTLKGQCLLMFTNMSPFKLNVLLGKNKVMLFAXRGDVSSIDVKVPAKNTGIAPGPMLTEFKEAKIPTKINQGTIWITKDTIPAKKGDIINAKLAPLLSKLDIKTVEAGILLNAALERGLQYTQDDLFVDIDKFREHFTLFHQEAVSLSIKAGYITDDNIHFILSEAAQSSMSLALESGYITAETIKHLLQKSHGSALGVSLKTLDYTAN; from the coding sequence ATGTATGAAAATAGATTTGATTATCCATCTAAAAAATCTATGATGGCTCAACAAGTAGAAAAACTTGCCGCAGAATATGATACTGTGGCTCTAATTAGAATGGAAAAGGTTCGTTCGTCTCAACTTTTGCCTCTACGTAAAAAATTACTCTCTGAGGTACAGATGTTAAGTATAAAGGTCAGAATAGCCAAAATCGCTCTGAAGAAATCTGGTATTACTAATGTAGAAAAGATGCTTGATACTCTAAAGGGGCAATGTTTACTCATGTTTACGAATATGTCTCCATTCAAACTCAATGTTCTGTTGGGTAAGAACAAAGTTATGCTATTTGCAAGNAGAGGGGATGTTTCAAGTATTGATGTAAAAGTTCCTGCAAAGAATACTGGAATTGCGCCCGGTCCAATGCTTACTGAATTCAAAGAAGCGAAAATTCCAACAAAGATAAATCAAGGTACTATATGGATTACAAAAGATACTATTCCTGCAAAAAAAGGTGATATTATTAATGCTAAACTTGCGCCACTACTCAGTAAATTAGATATAAAGACTGTAGAGGCCGGTATTTTACTAAACGCCGCACTTGAACGAGGATTGCAGTATACTCAGGATGATTTATTTGTAGACATTGACAAATTTAGAGAACACTTTACTCTATTTCATCAAGAGGCTGTCTCTTTATCCATCAAAGCAGGATACATTACTGATGATAATATTCATTTTATTTTATCAGAGGCTGCACAGTCGTCTATGTCTTTGGCATTAGAGTCTGGTTATATCACTGCTGAAACCATCAAACATTTGTTACAGAAATCTCATGGATCAGCTCTTGGTGTGTCTTTAAAGACTTTAGATTATACCGCAAATTAG
- a CDS encoding 50S ribosomal protein L1, with amino-acid sequence MITEQQLVTVIDEVKSSMKKRKFTQTLELIMVFKDIDVKKGFAINDILELPKQSKSPALVCVMASGDMSLKARDAKADKVLNEEELVKFESNKRESRKFINKYDFFLADTKLMPTVGKILGQLMGPRGKMPTPVPFNASIESLLKRFRSSIRIRVRTSLSLSCKFGDESMDTGDLAANALVIINSVIRKLPNAERNMRKILIKASMSKAIKLEVVQRKKSHV; translated from the coding sequence TTGATAACTGAACAACAACTTGTCACTGTGATAGATGAGGTAAAATCTAGCATGAAAAAAAGAAAATTTACCCAGACATTAGAATTAATCATGGTATTCAAAGATATTGATGTAAAAAAGGGATTTGCAATTAATGATATTCTTGAATTACCAAAACAATCTAAATCCCCTGCACTTGTGTGTGTGATGGCATCCGGTGATATGAGTTTAAAAGCACGTGATGCAAAGGCCGACAAAGTACTTAATGAAGAAGAACTAGTCAAATTTGAATCTAACAAACGTGAATCTCGTAAATTTATAAATAAATATGATTTTTTTCTTGCCGATACTAAACTAATGCCTACTGTGGGAAAAATATTGGGTCAATTGATGGGACCTAGAGGTAAGATGCCTACCCCAGTACCGTTTAATGCATCCATAGAGTCTCTTCTAAAGAGATTTCGTTCATCGATTAGAATTCGTGTGAGAACATCACTCTCTTTATCTTGTAAATTTGGTGATGAGTCTATGGACACTGGGGATCTTGCTGCCAACGCACTTGTTATAATTAATTCTGTTATACGAAAACTACCAAATGCTGAACGTAATATGAGAAAAATTCTGATTAAAGCTAGTATGAGTAAGGCCATTAAATTAGAAGTTGTGCAGAGGAAAAAATCACATGTATGA
- a CDS encoding Dam family site-specific DNA-(adenine-N6)-methyltransferase: protein MSISSNSDILQPIVKWAGGKRQIISELDKQIPSKYDCYFEPFLGGWSLLFHILSTNPKQKCHLFDLNKDLITTYQVIRNRIGLLIKSLTNHYTSYSKDPKNYYYKIRDLYPVGKIEIASKFLFLNKTCYNGLYRVNSDGHFNVPFGRYKNPNIINEIMLRKINRALRSPNIQINCNDFTKISKLTRANDFIYFDPPYFPIKKSSFTSYTEQNFNTENFDRLVNLCDSLDKKNCKVLLSNSNVSYVSNAFSKKWKKRVIRVNRFINSDSARRLGHTELLIQNY, encoded by the coding sequence ATGTCTATATCTTCTAATTCTGATATTCTGCAACCTATTGTCAAGTGGGCAGGTGGTAAAAGACAGATAATATCAGAGTTGGATAAACAGATTCCGTCAAAATATGATTGTTATTTTGAACCATTTTTGGGTGGNTGGAGTCTACTATTCCATATTTTATCAACAAATCCTAAACAAAAATGCCATCTATTTGATTTGAATAAAGATCTAATCACAACTTATCAAGTAATACGTAATCGTATAGGACTTTTAATAAAATCTTTGACAAATCATTATACATCTTACTCCAAGGATCCCAAAAATTATTATTATAAAATACGAGACTTGTACCCCGTCGGTAAGATAGAAATTGCATCTAAATTTTTATTTTTAAACAAGACTTGCTATAATGGTTTATACCGTGTAAATTCTGATGGTCACTTTAATGTACCATTTGGAAGATACAAAAATCCAAATATAATTAATGAAATTATGTTGAGAAAAATTAATCGTGCATTACGTTCTCCAAATATTCAAATTAATTGTAATGACTTTACTAAAATTTCAAAACTTACACGAGCAAATGATTTCATCTATTTTGATCCTCCCTACTTTCCAATCAAGAAATCATCATTTACTAGTTATACTGAACAAAATTTCAACACGGAAAATTTTGATCGCCTAGTTAACTTGTGCGATTCACTAGATAAAAAAAATTGCAAGGTATTATTATCAAATTCTAATGTATCTTATGTATCCAACGCGTTTTCCAAAAAATGGAAAAAACGTGTAATCAGGGTCAATCGTTTCATTAATAGTGACTCTGCTAGGCGGTTGGGTCATACTGAATTATTGATTCAAAATTATTAA